In one Bactrocera tryoni isolate S06 chromosome 5, CSIRO_BtryS06_freeze2, whole genome shotgun sequence genomic region, the following are encoded:
- the LOC120776953 gene encoding MRN complex-interacting protein: MPQEIRVLQCTECKMFQVDLVKKVKTWTCKVCNVKQRSLTEYFRGSGPECRVLVQNLNKNKELTTLSTSTSISPNHMVLQNEQHISPSNYKKFKENGFASNESELNDKDFSGRNVDNRQNNNIESSLENTKELAEIEMQNSSKRPSNDFYNNMKKTSKWDKYV, encoded by the exons atgcCGCAAGAAATTAGAGTTTTGCAATGTACTGAATGTAAAATGTTCCAA GTCGATTTGGTGAAAAAGGTGAAAACATGGACTTGTAAGGTATGTAATGTAAAACAAAGGTCTCTGACTGAGTACTTTCGTGGAAGTGGCCCGGAATGTCGTGTGCTTGTACAGAACCTGAATAAGAATAAAGAGCTTACAACATTGAGCACCTCTACGTCTATCTCACCAAATCATATGGTCCTTCAGAATGAGCAGCACATTTCACCTTCAAATTACAAGAAATTTAAGGAAAATGGATTTGCAAGTAATGAGTCTGAATTAAATGATAAGGATTTTAGTGGAAGAAATGTCGATAAtcgtcaaaataataatatcgaGTCATCTTTGGAAAATACTAAAGAATTGGCTGAAATCGAAATGCAAAATAGTAGTAAACGCCCATCAAATGATTTCTACAATAACATGAAGAAAACGAGCAAATgggataaatatgtataa
- the LOC120776845 gene encoding isoleucine--tRNA ligase, mitochondrial, with the protein MLKLIVNNTYVRQFSIKQAAKPPIKYTDTINLPKTKFPNRLNAVKRLELERKLVEGVFSEAYSYQQQHNHEPNFVLHDGPPYANGDLHMGHAVNKILKDITLRQHTVRGHKVNYIPGWDCHGLPIELKATAAIKDNNIARIKNQDPISIRNKSRNFALNALQRQKNEFRSWGILSDWLNEENIYLTMRSGFIINQLNMFIDFYERGLVYRDLKPVYWSPSSRTALAEAELEYDVNFVSPSVYLRFLLTNWPSGISLSPNTNIYALVWTTTPWTIPSNQAICYNSILDYSVLKLSNYGNDLYLIATSLLQNFSEVTGITYEVVTTFKGTELSNCTYQHPLFPEQNNLPFFAATHVQDSKGTGLVHTAPAHGPEDFLIGLENKLPVICFVNEDGVYSSKAPGFLKGKDVLCDGDQLVLENIASDVLHAGKITHSCPIDWRTKEPVIIRASEQWFMNTEQLKERALEEISKINVYPLVQADASRKALMTQVRKRPYWCISRQRVWGVPIPVFYERETKNVILNRFLINHICDLIKKEGNADFWWSRSVEEMIPPNILESLKISATDLEKSRDIFDIWFDSGSTWSSVLKDEKVADVYLEGYDQFSGWFQSSLLTSVAARNQAPYKSIFVHGFTVDDKGHKMSKSLGNVISPKDIIKEVGVDALRWWVASHCAQNMTITVSKKLMQQAADSVNKIRATLRYLNGVIGDKSEILNDKSTFLDRYILSALVKHENEIWKLYDTYEYHRVVTNTQNFVTNQISAIYLHTIKDRLYCGDNIDIRNIRYTLLNCYKVLCSTIWPIIPFLVEESWQYYDPKRAFHQQNFTADPVWKDADAEKTVGVALEIKRIVNQKAGSANSFNLAVEISYNKNNEEMQMLRLLQEDETEVSSNNSELCEILQVQRVSLQPSNHVDSTNINVQKLELTLCARCRRFAVDNADCVCERCAWVLANR; encoded by the exons atgttaaaattaattgtaaataatacatatgtgaGGCAGTTTTCTATTAAACAGGCAGCAAAACCTCCCATAAAGTACACAGACACTATTAAtttgccaaaaacaaaatttccaaacAGATTAAATGCTGTTAAGCGGTTAGAATTGGAGCGTAAGCTGGTTGag GGTGTATTTTCTGAAGCATATagttaccaacaacaacataatcatgaaccaaattttgttttgcacGATGGCCCCCCATATGCTAACGGAGATTTACATATGGGTCATGCAGTCAATAAG atTCTCAAAGACATAACATTACGTCAGCATACAGTACGTGGTCATAAAGTGAATTATATTCCTGGATGGGATTGTCACGGTCTGCCCATTGAATTAAAGGCAACAGCTGCAATTAAAGATAATAACATTGCGAGGATTAAGAATCAAGATCCGATCAGCATtcgaaataaat CTCGCAACTTTGCCTTAAATGCATTGCAACgacaaaaaaacgaatttcgttCATGGGGTATTTTGAGCGACTGGTTAAATGAGGAAAACATTTATTTGACAATGCGGTCGGGATTTATAATAAATCAACTGAATATGTTCATAGATTTTTATGAACGTGGATTGGTATATCGAGACTTAAAGCCTGTCTACTGGTCTCCATCATCGcg aacCGCTTTGGCCGAAGCCGAACTGGAGTATGATGTGAACTTCGTTAGTCCTTCAGTTTACTTAAGATTTCTATTAACTAATTGGCCCAGTGGTATATCACTTTCCCCGAATACTAATATTTATGCTTTGGTATGGACTACAACACCATGGACAATACCAAGTAATCAAGCAATATGTTACAATTCAATACTAGATTACAGCGTGCTTAAATTGTCTAATTATGGcaatgatttatatttaattgccacaagtttattgcaaaatttttcggAAGTTACTGGTATTACGTACGAGGTTGTAACAACTTTTAAAGGCACAGAACTATCGAATTGCACATACCAACATCCCTTATTCCCAGAGCAGAATAACTTACCATTCTTCGCTGCTACACATGTGCAAGACTCAAAAGGCACAGGGCTTGTTCATACTGCACCTGCCCATGGACCAGAAGATTTTTTGATTGGTCTAGAAAATAAGTTGCCTGTG aTATGTTTTGTCAATGAAGATGGTGTGTACTCTTCAAAGGCTCCTGGTTTTCTGAAAGGGAAAGATGTTCTTTGCGATGGTGATCAATTAGTATTGGAAAATATTGCATCAGATGTGTTACATGCCGGTAAAATAACACATTCATGCCCCATTGACTGGCGCACCAAAGAACCTGTGATAATACGTGCCAGTGAGCAATGGTTTATGAATACCGAACAATTAAAGGAACGAGCTCTTGAAGAG ATcagtaaaataaatgtttatccACTTGTTCAAGCAGATGCGAGTAGAAAAGCACTAATGACACAAGTGCGTAAGCGTCCATATTGGTGTATATCACGGCAACGTGTCTGGGGCGTGCCCATACCCGTATTTTATGAACGAGAAACGAAGAATGTTATTCTGAATAG ATTTTTAATCAACCATATCTGTGATCTCATTAAAAAAGAAGGAAACGCTGACTTTTGGTGGTCGCGAAGTGTAGAGGAGATGATACCCCCGAATATTCTGGAATCCCTTAAAATATCAGCTACCGATTTGGAAAAAAGTAGAGACATTTTTGATATTTGGTTCGATTCGGGCAGTACATGGTCAAGTGTGTTAAAGGATGAGAAAGTGGCTGACGTTTACCTTGAAGGTTACGATCAGTTCAGTGGCTGGTTTCAGTCATCATTGCTTACAAGTGTTGCAGCAAGAAATCAAGCTCCCTACAA gtCAATATTTGTACATGGTTTCACAGTCGATGATAAGGGGCACAAAATGTCAAAATCATTAGGTAATGTTATTTCCCCAAAGGATATAATTAAAGAAGTCGGAGTCGATGCTTTAAG ATGGTGGGTGGCTTCGCATTGTGCGCAAAACATGACTATAACTGTTAGTAAGAAGTTAATGCAACAAGCTGCCGACAGTGTAAATAAAATTCGCGCTACATTACGCTATTTAAATGGTGTTATTGGTGATAAATCGGAAATTCTGAATGATAAAAGTACTTTTTTGGACAGATATATTTTAAGTGCGTTGGTAAAACACGAAAATGAG ATTTGGAAATTGTATGATACTTACGAGTACCATCGTGTCGTGACcaacacacaaaattttgtgACAAACCAAATTTCAGCAATATATCTTCACACTATTAAGGATCGACTATATTGTGGAGATAACATCGATATAAGAAATATACGCTATACGTTGCTTAATTGTTATAAAGTACTCTGTTCTACTATATGGCCTATTATACCATTCCTAGTGGAAGAAAGTTGGCAATATTACG atccTAAAAGGGCATTTCATCAACAAAACTTTACTGCTGACCCCGTTTGGAAAGATGCCGATGCTGAAAAAACTGTTGGTGTTGCATTGGAAATCAAACGGATTGTTAATCAAAAAGCGGGCAGCGCGAACTCATTTAATTTAGCAGTGGAAATttcatacaacaaaaacaatgaggAAATGCAAATGCTACGTCTTTTGCAAGAAGATGAAACAGAAGTATCTTCCAATAATTCAGAGCTATGTGAAATACTACAAGTTCAAAGGGTTTCTCTGCAGCCATCCAACCATGTAGATTCTACCAATATTAATGTTCAAAAATTGGAATTGACCCTATGTGCACGCTGTAGACGTTTTGCAGTTGATAATGCCGATTGTGTTTGCGAACGTTGCGCTTGGGTTCTAGCTAACAGATAA
- the LOC120776846 gene encoding integrator complex subunit 9: MRLYCLSNDLAKHCYVITFKGLRIMLDCGLTEQSVLNFLPLPFVQSVKLSNLPNWIPNRDHDPQMDGELKECCGRVFVDSAPEFTLPMDKMMDFSEIDVILISNYLNMLALPFITEHTGFKGKVYATEPTLQIGRFFLEELVEYIEVAPKASTAHLWKDVLHLLPSPLSESFRPKKWKTIFNLKDVHNSLARVTIMGYDEKLDILGAFVATPVSSGYCLGSSNWVLSTAHEKICYVSGSSTLTTHPRPINQSALKHADVLIMTGLTQAPTVNPDTKLGELCMNVALTIRNNGSALIPCYPSGVVYDLFECLTQNLENAGLNNVPMFFISPVADSSLAYSNILAEWLSSAKQNKVYLPDDPFPHAFYLRNSKLKHYKHVFSEGFSKDFRQPCVVFCGHPSLRFGDAVHFVEMWGHNVNNSIIFTEPDFPYLQVLAPFQPLAMKAFYCPIDTSLNYQQANKLIKELKPNVLVIPEAYTKPHPNAPNLFIEQPDKKIITFKCGEIIRLPLKRKLDRVYITYDMAHKIVPRDVGNGVTVSTITGVLEVKDKVHNIHPCADSSNDKPSGSKMPPPSREDVLKNTKYEYGTLDVDLLKKRLIQDGITNIKVERTGNVVMLHLINEDTTIKFDENETHIICGGKQSLRLKLRDSVLKCLQSF, encoded by the exons atgcgTCTG TATTGCCTAAGTAATGATTTGGCGAAGCACTGTTACGTTATAACCTTCAAGGGCCTGCGAATCATGCTGGATTGTGGACTAACAGAGCAATCGGTCTTGAATTTTTTGCCACTTCCTTTCGTGCAAAGTGTGAAATTGTCAAATTTACCTAATTGGATACCAAATCGCGATCATGATCCTCAAATGGACGGCGAATTAAAAGAGTGTTGTGGTCGAGTTTTTGTTGACTCTGCACCCGAGTTTACATTGCCAATGGATAAAATGATGGATTTTAGTGAGATTGATGTGATATTAATATCAAACTATCTAAATATGCTAGCACTTCCCTTTATAACGGAGCACACGGGATTTAAAGGAAAAGTCTATGCAACAGAGCCAACGTTACAAATTGGTCGTTTCTTTCTTGAAGAACTTGTGGAGTATATTGAAGTTGCGCCTAAAGCTAGTACAGCACATTTGTGGAAAGATGTGTTACATTTATTACCCAGTCCTTTGAGTGAGTCATTTAGACCCAAGAAATGGAAAAcaatattcaatttaaaagaTGTACACAATAGTTTGGCGCGCGTaacaattatgggatacgatgaaaaattg gATATTTTAGGTGCTTTCGTGGCAACCCCCGTCAGTTCGGGATATTGTTTAGGATCGAGTAATTGGGTTTTAAGCACAGCCcacgaaaaaatttgttatgtTAGCGGATCGTCAACCTTAACTACACATCCCCGCCCAATTAACCAGAGTGCACTAAAACATGCGGACGTTTTGATAATGACGGGTTTAACTCAGGCCCCAACTGTTAATCCTGATACAAAATTAGGTGAACTATGCATGAACGTGG ctCTTACTATTCGAAACAATGGTTCAGCATTAATACCTTGTTATCCTTCTGGAGTAGTATACGACCTTTTCGAATGTCTTacacaaaatttggaaaatgccGGATTAAATAATGTGCCGATGTTCTTTATTTCACCGGTAGCCGATAGTTCATTAGCGTACTCAAATATTTTGGCTGAATGGCTGAGTTCggcaaagcaaaacaaagtcTACCTGCCCGATGATCCCTTTCCGCACGCCTTTTATTTACGCAATTCAAAATTAAAGCATTACAAACATGTGTTTTCTGAAGGATTTAGTAAAGATTTTCGGCAG CCTTGTGTAGTATTTTGTGGACATCCCAGCTTGCGATTCGGCGACGCTGTTCACTTCGTAGAGATGTGGGGTCATAATGTCAATAATTCTATTATATTTACAG aaCCAGATTTTCCATATCTCCAAGTATTGGCACCATTCCAACCACTTGCTATGAAAGCTTTCTATTGTCCAATAGATACTTCACTTAATTATCAACaggcaaataaattaataaaggaATTGAAGCCAAATGTTTTGGTGATACCTGAAGCCTATACAAAGCCACATCCAAATGCACCGAACCTTTTCATCGAGCAACCG gacaaaaaaattattacatttaaatGCGGCGAAATAATTCGGTTGCCGTTGAAACGAAAACTCGATCGTGTTTATATAACATATGATATGGCACATAAAATTGTTCCACGTGATGTGGGTAATGGTGTAACCGTTTCCACAATTACTGGCGTCCTGGAAGTTAAGGATAAAGTACACAATATACACCCATGTGCGGATTCTTCAAATGATAAGCCAAGTGGTAGTAAAATGCCACCTCCCAGCCGAGAAGATGTgcttaaaaatacgaaatacgAATATGGTACCTTAGACGTAGATCTGCTCAAGAAACGGTTAATTCAAGACggaattacaaatataaaagtcGAGCGTACTGGCAATGTAGTTATGTTGCATTTGATAAATGAAGATACAACGATAAAATTTGATGAGAATGAAACTCATATAATATGTGGTGGAAAGCAGTCATTACGACTCAAACTGCGTGACTCTGTACTGAAATGCTTACAAAGCTTTTAA
- the LOC120776661 gene encoding girdin, translating to MANAGTATPLEIDEFINGALVTWLESCLPRPEVLTGYSSLLDGNIIHSVWLQIDPEPQNHPTDVRDLIGVSLCIARSKNFECIARNLKSLFEEELEHTILVLPDVYILGYHPESKQGLEQMKILLTLLLGAAVQCPNREAFIGRIKMLDVETQHAIVGLIKQVTEDQSLVLTKESVNLLTPVNMYNHILRLTKERDNMYLRWIASMCADTDLNMTACADGSLNMPLSPLSCTLTTPCLSSSNSENNHMAVELADLKSKIRKLRQELEEKSENQLELREELDHKSAQYEKLRAESQEWYAEAKRAYAYRDEVDVLRERAERADRLEIEVQKFREKLTDAEFYKTRVEELREDNRMLLETKEMLEDQLQRARKRSEHVMTLESEIIKYKQKLNDMALERNVDRSKLEELLEENTQLQLAAKTLNTTQRLDSAYSDNEDECNSGDNSLSEQLTNDAQTRILKLELKNKQLAAALEQLKENSFHESTNKILELEKDKKKLSLKVEQMQENIQRLTQQNTALEEVFKSALEENKKLQDTMDDRQKSYERQSQERELERNKLLDVEQHVETLNKEKQRLQTLNESIQRRADDLDRLLDTRTKEIHQLTERSQGVSKLKENVYDLEAKLCACERENNSLLKEVAKLKENTEGKSVQLDESTAKLQAQTKEIDRLTKELTKVEQTQLRAIELEKQNQELMTQREIDSDTILTLRNDLVSGTLATNKVRQNLEKLGLTDSGHTDDNGELNVETVVEKLVRNPETFKTVREIMLNVSKEQHQNENTKSDICVLCHRKEIYTVEKNIELSNNEPQELSFEHKVTLTAPTGRDRIEILRLKEANTELSALNTSLQSVNVQLEAEKARLDVDVVTLSSQISTLNTQLVALQVANSQLASDKDQLLKQSESIKQENKNVQHDLMALRTLHDQLSTEYESLAADKEQLKLLQRDSRNEARELREHISNLENRIADLTKDNAKLKSYENDLTILRTEHSKLTDDFRNLFRFKNEYKNIQEQYKMIRPENNKLKKQIAELLRELDVKNDHIKTMESDAAYYAQQCEVLLQTNAHLDIDRKTLMDNVSQLLTQYHELLSHSLEDKQHFREEEKSYTERLHNLSRQKEKLEEKIMEHYKKPETVLPKKKPFASSIVRRVKKAGSDFINKVPTSRNRRSWVDDSRLNQSQFVVGSESGGNDSDNSIEEPMSIESDSHLLQRNLAIRQSLQRDLIDSTLSRGGIRSSLQSQKRTDLNSSRRNSVHGLEAPDVTGSSLTLGTAGSRRTVYLIDEHQKIPETNSTCSEVGGSGEMSNSHCVLNSSACSTSTTLTGAGTVGDAYMSADMGIGGTGVGIAEPQTPSNLSSVPNNDNPTTFLMYNRINTTIGNANPECNMPPGTSRDSPITSNNSTPMTTTNATQEDKSLRKRTDDKSNSIWYEYGCV from the exons ATGGCTAATGCCGGAACAGCAACTCCTTTGGAAATTGACGAATTTATAAATGGAGCTTTAGTAACATGG TTGGAATCATGTTTGCCCCGTCCAGAAGTATTAACTGGTTATTCCTCCTTGTTGGATGGCAATATTATCCATAGTGTGTGGTTGCAAATAGACCCAGAACCTCAGAACCACCCAACTGATGTACGTGATTTAATCGGGGTATCATTATGTATAGCGCGATCAAAAAACTTCGAATGCATCGCACGCAATTTGAAATCACTTTTTGAAGAAGAATTAGAACATACCATTCTAGTTCTTCCCGACGTCTATATCCTAGGCTACCATCCTGAATCTAAACAAGGCTTGGAGCagatgaaaattttgttaacacTGTTGTTAGGTGCTGCAGTGCAGTGTCCTAATCGCGAAGCCTTCATTGGACGCATTAAAATGTTGGACGTTGAAACGCAACATGCAATTGTTGGattgataaaacaa GTTACAGAAGACCAAAGTCTCGTTCTAACAAAGGAATCTGTAAATTTGCTAACCCCTGTAAACATGTACAATCATATATTGCGGCTGACAAAAGAACGTGACAATATGTATCTGCGCTGGATTGCTTCAATGTGCGCGGATACGGATTTAAATATGACTGCCTGTGCAGATGGTTCATTGAACATGCCATTATCACCATTATCATGTACGTTAACCACACCCTGTTTATCATCTTCCAACTCCGAAAATAACCACATGGCAGTAGAACTTGCagatttgaaatcaaaaattcgcaaattgCGACAGGAATT agAGGAGAAATCTGAAAATCAACTTGAATTGCGAGAGGAGCTCGATCATAAAAGTGctcaatatgaaaaattaagagCTGAG agTCAAGAATGGTATGCAGAGGCAAAACGGGCGTATGCATACCGCGATGAAGTTGATGTCTTAAGGGAGCGAGCTGAACGCGCTGATCGTTTGGAAAttgaagttcaaaaattccgCGAAAAGTTAACAGACGCAGAATTCTATAAGACACGTGTTGAGGAGTTACGCGAAGATAATCGAATGCTTTTAGAAACTAA GGAGATGCTAGAAGATCAGCTGCAAAGAGCGCGGAAACGTTCAGAGCACGTCATGACTTTGGAatctgaaattataaaatataaacagaaaCTAAACGATATGGCTTTGGAGAGAAACGTTGATCGTTCCAAGTTAGAAGAATTGTTGGAGGAAAACACCCAATTACAGTTGGCCGCAAAAACACTGAACACTACTCAAAGGCTTGATAGCGCATATTCCGATAACGAGGACGAATGTAATTCAGGGGATAATAGTTTATCAGAGCAACTAACCAATGATGCGCAG acacgaattttaaaattggaatTGAAGAATAAACAATTAGCTGCTGCGTTGGAGCAACTAAAAGAAAACTCATTCCATGAGTCTACGAACAAAATTCTTGAGCTTGAAAAGGATAAAAAGAAGCTTTCTTTGAAAGTTGAGCAGATGCAAGAAAACATCCAACGTTTAACACAACAGAATACTGCTTTAGAAGAGGTATTTAAAAGTGCGTTAGAAGAGAATAAAAAACTGCAAGATACAATGGACGACCGACAAAAGTCATATGAACGACAAAGCCAAGAACGCGAATTAGAACGTAATAAGTTGTTGGACGTGGAACAGCATGTAGAAACTTTAAATAAAGagaaacaacgtttacaaacaCTTAACGAAAGTATACAACGTCGCGCTGATGATTTAGATCGTTTGCTGGACACTCGCACAAAAGAAATTCATCAGCTAACGGAGCGTTCACAAGGAGTGAGTAAGTTGAAAGAAAATGTATATGACTTGGAAGCGAAGCTATGTGCTTGTGAACGAGAAAATAACAGTCTTTTGAAGGAGGTGGCAAAATTGAAGGAGAATACCGAAGGCAAATCAGTTCAATTAGACGAGTCGACAGCAAAGCTTCAAGCGCAAACCAAAGAGATTGATCGTCTTACAAAGGAACTAACTAAAGTTGAGCAAACTCAGCTAAGAGCCATAGAACTGGAAAAACAAAATCAAGAATTAATGACTCAGCGTGAAATTGATTCAGATACAATACTGACACTTCGCAATGATTTAGTATCTGGTACATTAGCAACAAATAAAGTGCGTCAAAACTTAGAGAAATTAGGTTTAACAGATAGTGGCCATACCGACGATAATGGCGAATTGAATGTAGAAACTGTAGTTGAAAAGTTAGTACGCAATCCCGAAACTTTTAAGACAGTTCGTGAAATTATGTTGAATGTATCGAAAGAGCAACACCAAAACGAAAACACAAAATCTGATATATGTGTGCTGTGTCATCGCAAGGAAATCTACActgtggaaaaaaatattgagctaTCCAATAATGAGCCACAGGAGCTAAGCTTCGAACACAAGGTTACCTTAACTGCACCAACCGGGCGTGATCGCATCGAAATTTTGCGACTTAAGGAAGCCAACACTGAGCTAAGCGCACTCAACACAAGCCTTCAATCAGTAAATGTTCAACTGGAGGCAGAAAAGGCGCGCCTCGATGTAGACGTGGTGACATTGAGTTCACAAATATCCACGCTGAACACACAGTTAGTCGCATTACAAGTAGCTAATTCACAGCTTGCCTCTGATAAGGATCAACTGTTGAAGCAAAGCGAGTCcattaaacaagaaaataaaaacgtaCAACATGATTTAATGGCATTGCGAACTTTGCATGATCAGCTTTCAACAGAATATGAATCACTTGCCGCTGACAAAGAGCAACTCAAGCTGCTGCAGCGCGATTCGCGAAACGAAGCACGCGAATTACGAGAACATATCTCGAATTTAGAAAATCGTATAGCGGATTTAACGAAGGATAATGCTAAATTGAAGAGCTATGAAAACGATTTAACAATATTGCGAACAGAACATTCCAAGCTGACAgatgattttcgaaatttgttcCGTTTCAAAAACGAGTATAAGAATATTCAG gaaCAATATAAAATGATACGCCCAGAAAATAATAAGTTAAAGAAACAAATTGCCGAGCTGTTACGAGAGCTAGATGTCAAAAACGACCACATAAAAACCATGGAAAGTGATGCTGCTTACTATGCCCAACAATGTGAA GTATTACTTCAAACAAATGCACATCTGGACATAGACCGAAAAACTTTAATGGACAATGTTTCGCAATTGCTGACGCAATATCACGAGCTGCTTTCACATTCGCTGGAGGATAAACAGCATTTCCGAGAGGAAGAGAAAAGTTATACAGAGCGTCTGCATAATTTGAGccgtcaaaaagaaaaattggagGAGAAAATAATGGAACATTACAAAAAGCCAGAAACTGTTTTGCCAAAaaa gaAACCTTTCGCAAGCAGTATTGTGCGACGTGTAAAGAAAGCCGGATCTGACTTTATAAATAAGGTGCCAACAAGTCGA AATCGCCGTTCATGGGTGGATGACTCACGGCTTAATCAGTCGCAATTCGTGGTTGGCTCCGAATCAGGTGGTAATGATTCTGACAATAGCATAGAAGAACCAATGTCCATTGAATCTGATTCTCACTTGCTTCAACGCAACTTGGCTATACGGCAAAGTTTGCAACG agACCTAATTGATAGCACACTTTCCCGCGGCGGAATACGAAGCAGTTTGCAATCACAAAAGCGAACGGATTTGAATAGTTCTCGAAGAAATAGCGTCCACGG TCTTGAAGCGCCAGATGTGACAGGTAGCAGTTTAACACTGGGCACAGCCGGTTCCCGGCGCACAGTTTATTTAATCGATGAGCACCAAAAAATACCCGAAACAAACAGTACTTGTAGTGAAGTTGGTGGCAGTGGTGAAATGTCGAACTCGCATTGCGTTTTAAACTCAAGCGCCTGTTCTACATCTACAACTTTGACAGGTGCCGGCACCGTAGGTGACGCATATATGTCGGCAGATATGGGTATTGGTGGTACTGGAGTAGGCATTGCCGAACCTCAGACGCCTTCAAATTTGTCATCCGTTCCAAATAACGATAATCCGACTACATTCCTTATGTACAACCGCATCAATACAACGATCGGTAATGCTAATCCGGAGTGCAACATGCCACCGGGCACATCACGTGATTCACCTATAACAAGTAATAATTCAACACCAATGACAACCACAAATGCAACACAGGAAGATAAATCACTACGAAAACGTACTGACGATAAAAGTAACAGTATTTGGTACGAGTATGGATGTGTTTAG
- the LOC120776662 gene encoding threonine aspartase 1 — translation MAGFVAVHTGAGNCIDETKYQRVIKEACVRATDILKNGGSAMDACEAAIVRLENCGNTNAGFGSNLCWDGRVQCDASIMNGSNLHFGACTNVSTVRNPIRLARLLCDGQSTMLSMERIPPMVMAGSGAERYAEELGCTMIDPNAMISSKAKLSYNHYKSKISAITSAAEAPTSSVVPTQVSALDTVGAVCVDSAGNTAAGCSSGGLLLKVPGRVGQAATYGAGCWATNTTDTSVATCTTGNGEYLMKTLLAKEICVDLLTSDCAVTSLHKSLKSKFLESPFLPVDQELYAGALSLIYYPHGNTGEVLWSHTTKSFCVGYMSTQQKAPKFIYSPLPTYSIAGRSCVVNGHNFHLRV, via the exons ATGGCGGGGTTTGTCGCAGTTCACACTG GAGCTGGTAATTGTATTGATGAAACAAAATACCAGCGTGTTATTAAGGAAGCTTGTGTTCGAGCAACAGATATACTAAAGAATGGAGGTTCGGCCATGGACGCTTGCGAGGCAGCAATAGTTCGCCTTGAGAATTGTGGCAATACGAATGCCGGATTTGGGTCTAACCTTTGTTGGGATGGTCGAGTGCAATGTGATGCATCTATAATGAATGGTTCAAATTTACACTTTGGAGCTTGTACTAACGTCAGCACTGTACGAAATCCTATACGATTGGCTCGATTATTATGTGATGGTCAATCAACTATGCTATCAATGGAACGAATACCACCAATGGTTATGGCGGGAAGCGGTGCAGAAAGATATGCAGAAGAGCTGGGTTGTACTATGATCGACCCAAATGCAATGATTTCTTCCAAAGCAAAACTTTCATATAACcattataaatctaaaatatcGGCAATAACATCTGCTGCTGAAGCACCTACTTCATCAGTTGTTCCGACTCAAGTCAGTGCACTTGATACTGTGGGAGCAGTGTGTGTAGATAGTGCCGGTAATACCGCTGCTGGTTGTAGCTCTGGTGGCTTATTACTTAAAGTACCGGGCCGAGTTGGACAGGCAGCTACTTATGGCGCAGGGTGTTGGGCAACTAACACAACAGACACCTCCGTGGCCACTTGTACAACGGGAAATGGtgaatatttaatgaaaactttATTAGCAAAAGAAATATGTGTAGATTTGTTGACAAGCGATTGTGCCGTAACGAGTTTACATAAAAGCTTGAAAAGTAAATTTCTGGAATCGCCATTCCTTCCCGTTGACCAAGAATTGTATGCCGGAGCCCTTTCGCTTATTTACTATCCCCATGGCAATACCGGGGAAGTATTATGGAGTCACACAACAAAATCATTTTGTGTTGGCTACATGTCCACGCAACAAAAAGCACCAAAG TTCATATATTCCCCACTGCCAACGTATAGTATAGCGGGAAGATCATGTGTAGTCAATGGGCATAATTTCCATTTGCGCGTATAA
- the LOC120777864 gene encoding protein PDF, with protein sequence MVKLICLVFTLIFCAVLFSSQALPTPDEERYMEKDYNRELLNWLNSIQYPQPYAAPCKYYPINSLTGPVPKRNSELINSLLSLPKSMNEAGK encoded by the exons ATGGTTAAGCTAATTTGTCTTGTTTTCACTTTGATTTTCTGTGCAGTATTATTTTCATCTCAAGCGCTGCCCACTCCGGACGAGGAGCGTTACATGGAAAAAGAT TACAACCGCGAATTGTTGAATTGGCTCAACTCCATACAATACCCACAGCCTTATGCAGCCCCTTGCAAATATTATCCGATCAATAGTTTGACTGGACCTGTACCAAAAAGAAACTCGGAGTTAATCAATTCATTGCTTAGCCTGCCAAAAAGCATGAACGAGGCTGGAAAATAA